In Pseudomonadota bacterium, a single window of DNA contains:
- a CDS encoding Uma2 family endonuclease yields the protein MALPDDFGVLRHRVALGAGIDHESTLSLAERRRRRYDPGVSQPAPRHSYTFREYLTLEDASNVKHEFFNGEIYGMAGGTPEHAALAASIASALLVSLRGGPCRVYTADLRIRVLETGLATYPDVTVVCGDPQRDPQSDTTVTNPKLLVEVLSNSTAAYDRGEKLQHYKSIPSLQAVMLVSRTSRRIEVHERADTGFRNTVYAEEDRIKLACVGLDLSLSSVYEDAGL from the coding sequence TTGGCGCTGCCCGATGACTTCGGCGTCTTGCGTCATCGGGTAGCGCTCGGAGCCGGGATAGACCACGAAAGCACGCTGAGCTTGGCCGAGCGGCGCCGCCGCCGCTATGATCCGGGCGTGAGCCAGCCCGCCCCTCGCCACAGCTACACTTTTCGGGAGTACCTGACCCTTGAAGACGCGTCGAACGTCAAGCACGAGTTCTTCAACGGAGAAATCTACGGCATGGCGGGGGGGACCCCCGAGCACGCGGCCCTGGCCGCGTCCATCGCATCTGCCCTGCTGGTGTCGTTGCGAGGCGGGCCCTGCCGTGTCTACACCGCCGACCTGCGCATTCGCGTCCTGGAAACAGGGCTCGCCACCTATCCGGATGTCACCGTGGTGTGCGGCGACCCGCAACGAGACCCGCAAAGCGATACGACCGTCACCAACCCGAAGCTCCTGGTCGAAGTGCTCAGCAACAGCACCGCCGCCTATGATCGCGGCGAGAAGCTGCAGCACTACAAGAGCATTCCGTCGTTGCAGGCGGTGATGCTGGTGTCTCGGACCTCGCGCCGCATCGAGGTGCACGAAAGAGCAGACACCGGGTTTCGTAACACCGTCTATGCTGAAGAGGATCGGATCAAGCTAGCCTGCGTGGGTCTCGACCTGTCCCTGTCCTCCGTGTACGAAGACGCAGGCTTGTAG
- a CDS encoding response regulator, which produces MKGYAMNVPHFERRVSSSWPIVVLVVDDSVSFANTLARLLRRREVSVVQAQDAHEALAYLSSGNIDLVLSDGDMPGIDGVTLLRIVGELWPHVWRVLCTAYVGTYGAMSQRYEGAVDCVFEKGQEGEILALIQSLVQQRLSERLEFEQALTPTA; this is translated from the coding sequence GTGAAGGGTTACGCGATGAACGTGCCGCACTTCGAGCGTCGGGTGTCCTCGAGCTGGCCAATCGTCGTTCTGGTCGTGGATGACAGCGTGTCTTTTGCCAACACGCTTGCGCGTCTGTTGCGCCGTCGCGAGGTTTCCGTGGTGCAGGCGCAGGACGCCCACGAGGCCCTCGCGTACCTGTCCTCCGGCAACATCGATCTCGTGCTTAGCGATGGAGACATGCCTGGCATCGATGGAGTGACCCTCTTGCGCATCGTGGGAGAGCTCTGGCCTCACGTGTGGCGGGTGCTGTGTACGGCCTATGTTGGAACCTACGGAGCCATGTCCCAGCGCTACGAGGGCGCCGTGGACTGCGTCTTCGAGAAGGGCCAGGAGGGCGAGATCCTGGCGCTCATACAATCGCTCGTTCAGCAAAGGCTGAGCGAACGGCTCGAGTTCGAGCAGGCGCTTACGCCTACGGCATAG